The Onychostoma macrolepis isolate SWU-2019 chromosome 18, ASM1243209v1, whole genome shotgun sequence genome includes the window TGAACCAGTGATACAGCTGCACTAAGAAAAAGAGTGAATTCCAGTCAATCAGAGACGTGAAGAGATCGTGTGCCTGACGCTGTGATCTAACTGGCTCTTAGCTGATGAGGTCATGTTCAAGACAGTGCTTTGGGACAGACATCATGCAACACAAATATACTGGCAGTTTCCCAGGCAACCGGACCCTCACACAATCTCCCGGGTTTTCCGGATGGCGCAGCACAGCATCATGCTGAAGATCATGCCGAAGATCTGCGCAGATGGGGAACACATTTCTTCAGTGACACGTCTATCGCACTCATACACGTGAATGTGACAATTTccaaaaaagcattacaatcaAGGCACTAAGAGAAATAtacttttttccatttaaatctGCAGTTTGTAATTTCTGCACCGTTAGCAGAATCTCTCATTCGAAAGTTTAGGGTTGGTAAGCGGTTCTGTATTTTTGAAAGAATGCTCACCatagctgtgtttatttgatgcagtaaaaacagtaatattctgaaatactattaccatttaaaagaactgttttcaatttgaatgcatattaaaatgcaatttattcctgtgatgcaaagctgaattttcagcatcattcacatccttctgaaatcattctattaggctgatttgctcaagaaacatttctgattattatcaatgctgaaaacagttgcgccgattagtatttttgtcttattttttttttattattttttgagtATTAGTACTCTTTCATGAATATAAAGttcgaaagaacagcatttatttgaaatagaaatcttttgtagcattataaatctctttactttcagtttcaatCAACTTTATGCATCCAtgctgaatagaagtattaatttctttaaaaaaaaaaaattaatgacccaaaacctttgaatggtaatgagtatatatatataaataaaaaaattaggcatttttaaattcatgtaatattaaattaagaattcacaattataaaatattcaaaatcttaagactttaaaaaaacaaaaaaaaaaacaataccacACAGTAAAACTAattgatataaataaaatgtaaataaattaaatataatattatatatacgtatataaatgtataaaattatataaaatttaccATGATCACTCCAATGCCGATTCCAACGCCTCCAATAATATGAAGTTTGGAGTTAAAGACTTCATCAATGGCATCAGGGCAGCTCTGAACACATAAAACAACATTTGGAATTGGTATAAAAGAATTTTGAAACGTTTTATGCTCTCTGAATTGTTCAAAATTTATCTTTACATCTATCATAGTATAACATCTACTAGAAGAAGAATGAATGTCGCTATTTGGTGGAGAAGGAATTCTTATGTCTGCAATAACAGGGCTGTGTAAACACTTTGTCCATTAGTTTACTTAAACCCTGCTGGATCTTAAGCACAACCTTTGAAAACACCATTTCCTTCCACTTCAACCCTTTTCTCAATTTTATAAACGGTTACTTGACCTTCCACTGGTAGAGTAAACAGCATGTTTCATTGACTCATTCAAGCTGAGCCGTACGCAGGATGCCTCAGGTTAGAAACATTTCCAGTGCATTGAATCTGAGTGAAGCTGGTGTAAAAGCACTCCACACTCAGACCTGCTGCCTACAAGAATCTCGTCCAGTACGCTCAACTGTAATGCTACACAATCATTGACTGATATTTGATCAAAGTATTTGTGTATTCTTGTAACTGTAGATGTTTCTACCAAAAACATGGATATGAAACCGAATTACAATTTCAAGGAGTTATGATGTGCCTTGGCAAATACCAGTTGTTATTGTTAACgaaaactaaaactttaaaaatcattttcatgctgatgtaaaataaaactgaaataaaaataaatataaagctaaatataatctctttttttatatatattttgaacattcaatatttataaaaatggcaaagcgacaaaaacatgcattactaaaacataaaaattaaaataattaaaatgaaagctaatttgaaatattaataaatactaatagtATAtagaaaaatactaaaataacatgcattaaataatttctcaaataacatttgagaaataaattttggtttgtaCTTTGTTTTATGAAGGACTGTATAAAGGACTGCATTAATATTAAATCAATTTCGtaatttatacaatttattttttttctaatattttatttcttataaatgtatttaaatttacatttattaatacatttcatttccGTAGCTctcacatttttgcattttttacatttgaatctGGATTTTTATGcttccatttattttttcatagcTACATGGATCTTCTCCAATAATTTATTACCAAACTCAGCAATCAGTGGCATctacatattaaatatgaaaactacCAAAATGCAGTATTTTAGCCGGTAAACACAGTTACCTTTGTAATGAGAAAATCAAGCCCCTCTTTTCCTGGGCAGGTCTCGTCAACCGCATTCTGGGCTTTTGATGGTCCACAGCAGTTAAGCTGAAGATGAGGAACAGATGTCATCGCAAATTAGCAAGGCATTGGAGTCAACGAGCTAGGAATAATTAGTGCTTGAGAAACCATCTGATGTATAGAGCACATAAAAACAGCAAGCGCTTTCTGAAGATGTTTACAATCTCCCAGGCTGTTATGACGAGCGCTTCAGAGGAACAACTAGCAGTTGGCGTTCACAAAGCTCACAGTACTGAAtaactgaaagaaagaaatgagatCTTACTCCACGCTGGATGAGACGGAGTGTTTCTTTCAGAGCTGGTTGTTTGGTTTGTTGGTAGTTATCGTATGTTTCCTTGTAGAAAGTTGTTATATCATCAGTGACCTATGGACACAATCATAGTAGCTTGAATTAGGTGCACCATTGGTGTGTTTGCGTGTACACTGAGCATTTGAGACACCCACCTTGGTCTGGTTAGAAAATCCCCAAATTCCAGCAGCCACCTCGACCGCAAAGATAACCAACAGGAAGAAGAAGAACTgtggggaaaaaacaacaacagtcaAACACCACGGCTGATTACATCATAATACTACTACGAAGTAGTGATATTTGAGAATATAATGAGGGGGATTACCAATCCCAGCATGCAAGGGGACTCCTGGATAGCACCACAACATCCGAAAAAACCAACAACCATCATCAGCGCGCCGACCGCAATGAGGATGTACACACCTACAACACACACGCTTCACTTTAACCGGCTGATCATCACATGCAGCgacacaaaaaacattttaaaaaaaaattaaaaaatactgacctGTGTAGAAGATGTAAGGGGAGTTATCTCCTTCAAACAAGCTTTTAGTCTTGGGATCAAACCTCAGCCAGAGTCCAATAGCCAAGACGCCTGTCCCTGCAATCTGCAATAAAACGACAAGAGACTGTGAATAAATCACCCTGAAATACCTACAAATGGACTGAAATACACACAGATCAGAACGAGCCCTTTAACATTAAATAGAAACAGCTAAAATGATGGCACTACATGATCTCAGCAGAAGTTTTGGTTTGATTTAAAGAGGTATAAAAGCCATCCGTTTACATTCCCATTCATCTGAATGGCAGTCACTTGGCTGGCAAAACGTGACCTGCTTGCTGCCAGCTTTGCTTATGGGTTTGCTTATGGGTCTTggcctagttttttttttttatagccaTGAATGGGTTTATATAAGCCATAAATGCCACGTAGATAATTACTGCCACAGAAAAATTACATCCTGACAACCCTGATCACACAGTCCCACCTCTTCACTAGCAACTATTCATTATATAAGCATATTAGAGactaaattaatatacattcaaattaaaatgaatgacaaTAAAAATACATCAGTTAAAAAAGTCTCTTAAATTAATAggattattgtattatatatataaataattttatttagacaAGTATATTTCCTGTTCTTTAAGTTAAATAAGgctgctattattattaatattataaataaaatgattaaatataaaacacattacaaaaataaacaataaatagtaaatagtagtaaacaaaaaatagtaCAACatctattataataaaatataatatttagaattatatatatatataattgatatatcccctcaaattaaaaaaaaattaaaaaactcaATAGGCTCAGAGTCTTATACCCATCTTTTCTGAAACCAGCAAGTAATATTACATGACAGAACTCAAATAAAACTGGCAGAAGTTCTGCCAGTCTGTTAGATGTGAtgctatatacagtatgtttgcatgtttgtcaacCATTTTGGCAAAACCACACGCCTGATTTTACTTCCTCCATGCAGGGATAAAATAACCTCCATCACATGGAAAAATCCTGCTTGCTTCCTTTTTTAACACTAAAAATATTGCAGTATGTGCAACTCATTAGATCAGATTCAACATCTGTTGGTTTGACCCTAAATGATGGCAGATTAATAATGTCAAGCCAGCTTATTGTGTTCAAGGACACCATGAGATTTTGCTTCAAAGTTatgtacaaaaacacaaacaaacagatgcatcAAACAGACTAATCTTTCAGCCTTTGATTTAAAAACGTTCTGAACTATCACATGTGCAAAACACCATGCTCCTCATTTTTATCAGGTGACTTAGTTTCCTTTCTAGTCATGTCCTGCTCACTAAGCTGAACGCAACGGTTTCATGTTCAAAGGGTTCACGTCCTGCTCTTTGATTCATTCTCTCTGACCCAGATCTTTTGTTTGAAAAACTGAAGGTTGACAAATCTGTTCCAAATCTCCATGCCAATGCTTAACTAAACAAACACCCTTAAAACAACCCCACTTCAGCCTTTCACCCCATTCCACACACAAActgcacataaaaacaacacTAACGCTCACAAATCAATGATGACGTGCTACTTTCACATAAtcacattacaaaaacacaaatatgaaATTGCACCTACCCAGAAGATTATGTTCAAGATAAACATGgcatatttaatacattttggaCATCCATCAACACCCATTTTGCTGTTGTCCAAGTCACTTTCGTTCAGGGAAACAAACCGTATACGTTCTCCTGCACAATCTCAGCTAAACAGATCAGTTTCTACAAAGTCTGTTCACAAACGTAGTGTTTGTCCATTACACGTTTCCTTCCTTTGTTTGAGGAGAAAGTGAAACTGAAGAATGTCTGTGTTGCACAATATTCTGCATGTATCAGTGGGAGGAGCACACAGGTATGTGGGAGGCAGCATGTTGTGCAAGTCTGCAGGTGACTTCACACTGCATTCTGTTCTAATGCTCTTGTTTTATTCACCCCAAAAACAAGAGCTTTACAAAAATCAAGCATGTTTTTTACTGCATCATTTTCATgataataaatcacattttcctTTGAATTCCAATTACCATattgcacaaaaataaaaaaaaactgaaataaaatctcATTTTCATGACTatgatgtaatatttttattaatattagcatAATCTAAATTCAGTACAACACATACTACCATGCTGTATAAATACTtcacagtatttatataaataatatatataattattttttgatgttATGGTAAGAATAGTGTAGGGGTAAATGTGCTTAATTTTCctaaaaataatgtcaaatctTAAAAAAAGGTCCTAAATGATCTTAAAATAGgcttaattttaaatattaaactgaaaaaatgtattgccTGCGTTAAcatgctaattttgacagcactaacagtgtgtgtacatatacatttattttatattataaatattacatatatttcttaaatataagaaaattttatgtatatgtttattatatatacacatagaaatatacacagcacacacattatgtaaacacacacttttattttggatgcgctTAATagatttgacagccctaatttttatattaaatattacataatacaCTTTACAGTAATAAGAATGAGGCCTCTTCATATTATACAGGGTTCCCACTCTTTTATGAACACCAGATTCAAGGACTTATTAAAGCAccagtggcgcctgcaggtgtacggctggacgcactgtgcgtaccatgagcgctcagacggacctgagatttgccccgcaaacatttcagcagtaaattataggcccgtgtgtcccgtatttctgtcaactgaaccagccatgccattaataatgaatgtatcagtcttttgcatgccaaagtcaatttctgcttataaacattgcgtcaaatagaaagagaaaatcgtgctacatgcactttcatgagatcgggttagactacaacaattcatttgtagcctattttacaaatgggaatacaacgaattcatgacaatgttttacattcaagctacccgtaaAATTCATAgttaaaagttctttaaaatcatctggaatgcaataaagtaattttaaagctgttttactgcatggattaaaaataggataataaataattcacatatcagacaaaattgcgttgcagaaaatcctttaaattttaaggaaattctaaggaattcagagcagagcaacataaaaatcagaaaaaatatatatataatccggcctgttttaggcttttccttatttttatattttagacggtgatgaaaaatgactcgccatctcctcattggacttgcctttagagagaaatgcatctttacggattacataatgaaagagtttttgttttaaagtagtaatttaaagctttttatagatatatttatcatatttgtgactcaattcgttgagtttcggttcatcattgtgaagcgctcctattCAAGACGAGATGGCAAGCgcatctgttttcctatttattttaataaaagcacaacgttttgttgatattgtgaatgcacacaaataacagtagaccctttacagttccgaatgatgtattactcatacctttataaaattataatattacgGCATATTtgaagttgtttccactatcaagaaaaaaaatgcaagtgaccgctctggcgcctccatgtcctgcaaagtgcgcttcagcttccactcttcacacaaacgattagatatgcacctagggcacatttatatagttcaaacatttaaagtaacattgtgatatgcttgaactgtttatatctatagattgtattgtattttaagcaagtcatgatgatttgagaaggctaaattggtCATTGTCTGCCGCTGGTCGCTTAGTCGTTACTTAAACAAAAACCCAAAAAAACCCTTACAAATTTAACGAACACAAAGTGCTTcaaacgtttttataaattagctttataaaaacgaaacgaaatataatcactttaccATTACATGCGAatcacccccccccccaaaaaaaacctcTGTGCGTACCCTCAGAAGAAATCCTGCAGGCGCCCCTGTAAAgcaccatttattttatatcaagcaCCAATCAAATTCACACCCCAGCATATGTAGTCATGAAAGACCTTACAGTACTAAACATTGTACTTTCAGAAATTTCAGAGtaataatgttttgaatgtgtagGTTTAATAAATTTACACCATTTTGAGCAGTCGTGTTCAAAGAAATTTAATGAAATCCATTGAAGTCAATACTGgtaatattcaaatacaatttttaaaatattgataaaaaattTTTTGAAAAGAATTTcgcaatatttaaattaataaaaagtggttaaatgttgtaataacacggtaaaacatgttaacattaaaaatttgcGCATTCTCTCAATAGAGACGTtactcattaataaataaaatcaagtcaaaattattttgtaaatcacttattattgtaaatcccattttttcatctttgacCTAGAGGAATGCAGGTGCTCAAACATGCAGCAGCTCAAaacttcaattttttttttaaatatgtcatgaACATTTTAAACCTTGTACATGTGcaaatctgcaaaaaaatataaagaaaagaaataaaaaaaataggcctttctatttgcttttaaactgtaaacACTTTTCACCAtgctgtttttcttatttttcaagCGTGGGAACCTTGATTATAGTAATGtgaatataatacaatataattattttgaaaatattcatgtttaaaaataggCATCATTGTCTTTATgcaaactatataaaaaaaattcaattccAGACATATCACTACGAGTGAAAACTCATTAGTAACTAATGAATTGTTAAgtgtaaatacagttttgtcCTATCTTGTTAAACACATTATTTCACAAATGCGATATGTTTAAATCTCTGGTCACTAAATATATATGTAGTTTAGTCTCTATGCAGGGAGGGAAGACAGTAGAAGAGCCCATGGAGAACATGAATGCCTCATTATTGCAATGGTTCAATAGACCTGCaggatctctctctctctctgtgtgtgtgtgtgtgtgagagagagtgtgaccTCAGAGGAGGTGTTAAGTAATGCTgatattaagtaatatttacAGAGTGCAAATGAATGAGACCAGATccatcatacacacacacacacaacacaattTCATAATGTGAACATTATTCCCCATCAAAACCCAcaacaaatgcattttacagTGAGTTTGTCCATGAGATTATCATGCTCTATAAATAGACTCGCAGATTAAAGACAATCTAGGACGCGTGCTCACATAAACCCTCGGGctggacacacacactcacacacgcaccATACGGCTCTGGGTCATGTTCACTGCGTTGAAGAATTAGAGATTCAGTGAAATGGTTCAATTCAGTGAACAGGTTCAAAAATTCACATCTAGTCTTTTGTTTCACCGCACTGTTTAAGGTGATATTTTTTCCCCAGTTTAATGTGGAAAGATGACAAAAATAAGCTATTCATAGGCCGGCTCTCCCATA containing:
- the cd9a gene encoding CD9 molecule a isoform X2 yields the protein MGVDGCPKCIKYAMFILNIIFWIAGTGVLAIGLWLRFDPKTKSLFEGDNSPYIFYTGVYILIAVGALMMVVGFFGCCGAIQESPCMLGLFFFFLLVIFAVEVAAGIWGFSNQTKVTDDITTFYKETYDNYQQTKQPALKETLRLIQRGLNCCGPSKAQNAVDETCPGKEGLDFLITKSCPDAIDEVFNSKLHIIGGVGIGIGVIMIFGMIFSMMLCCAIRKTREIV
- the cd9a gene encoding CD9 molecule a isoform X1, which encodes MAALTGGEMCVKYLMFVFNFIFWIAGTGVLAIGLWLRFDPKTKSLFEGDNSPYIFYTGVYILIAVGALMMVVGFFGCCGAIQESPCMLGLFFFFLLVIFAVEVAAGIWGFSNQTKVTDDITTFYKETYDNYQQTKQPALKETLRLIQRGLNCCGPSKAQNAVDETCPGKEGLDFLITKSCPDAIDEVFNSKLHIIGGVGIGIGVIMIFGMIFSMMLCCAIRKTREIV